From Selenomonas ruminantium AC2024, a single genomic window includes:
- a CDS encoding YigZ family protein, with protein sequence MHSYRTIEEIDDSVETLYEIQKSKFITHLRHVDNEEDAREFITAIKKRYFDARHNCSAYVLGEKADKQKSNDDGEPGGTAGNPILEAIKKNGLTNIVVVVTRYFGGIKLGAGGLIRAYSHAAALGIEAATTLEMTPFAQLDVAVSYEHLATIEHYMRQNEIRSLEADYAEGVTLHLLIPPAEIEKISEDITNLTAGRAQIKSGDEQLIAIRI encoded by the coding sequence ATGCATAGCTACCGCACCATTGAAGAGATAGACGACAGCGTAGAAACCCTCTACGAAATCCAAAAATCAAAATTCATCACCCACCTGCGCCATGTGGATAATGAAGAAGACGCGCGCGAATTCATCACCGCCATCAAGAAGCGCTACTTCGACGCCCGCCACAACTGCTCCGCCTACGTCCTCGGCGAAAAAGCCGACAAACAAAAATCCAACGACGACGGCGAACCCGGCGGCACGGCAGGCAATCCCATCCTCGAAGCCATCAAAAAAAACGGGCTGACCAACATCGTCGTAGTCGTCACCCGTTACTTTGGCGGTATTAAATTAGGGGCAGGCGGCCTGATTCGTGCTTACTCCCATGCGGCAGCCTTAGGCATTGAAGCCGCCACCACCTTGGAAATGACCCCCTTTGCCCAACTCGACGTGGCCGTAAGTTACGAACACCTCGCCACCATCGAACACTATATGCGGCAAAACGAAATCCGAAGCCTAGAAGCCGACTATGCTGAAGGCGTAACCCTGCACCTCCTGATTCCCCCTGCCGAAATCGAAAAAATCAGCGAAGATATCACCAACCTGACCGCCGGCCGCGCACAAATAAAAAGTGGCGATGAGCAACTCATCGCCATCCGAATCTAA
- a CDS encoding recombinase family protein, which yields MRKIYGYVRVSTREQCFDRQLTALKEKGVQGQNIYMDKISGKDFLRPKYQKLLCHLDGDSLVYIKSIDRLGRNYQEIIEEWRHITKKIGADIVVLDMPLLDTRREKNLLGTFVSDLVLQVLSFVAENERLNIRQRQAEGIVEAKKRGVRFGRPKRKLTKEFFRQRRRWQTGRCTAKVAARNCGMPLSTFYCKCKLLKNKREHPET from the coding sequence ATGAGAAAAATTTATGGTTATGTGCGGGTCAGTACCCGTGAGCAGTGCTTTGACCGTCAACTCACTGCATTGAAGGAGAAAGGAGTGCAAGGACAGAATATTTACATGGACAAGATTTCCGGCAAAGATTTTTTGCGGCCGAAGTACCAGAAACTGCTTTGTCATTTGGATGGGGATTCCTTGGTGTACATTAAGTCCATTGACAGGCTGGGGCGCAATTATCAGGAGATTATTGAGGAGTGGCGGCATATCACGAAAAAAATCGGCGCCGACATCGTGGTGCTGGATATGCCCCTCTTAGATACCCGGCGGGAGAAAAATCTTTTGGGAACCTTTGTCAGCGACTTGGTGCTGCAGGTGCTCTCTTTCGTGGCGGAAAATGAGCGCCTTAATATCCGCCAGCGTCAGGCCGAGGGAATTGTGGAGGCGAAAAAGCGGGGTGTGCGCTTTGGTAGACCGAAAAGGAAGCTGACGAAAGAATTTTTCCGGCAGCGGCGAAGATGGCAGACAGGGAGGTGTACTGCCAAGGTGGCAGCCAGGAACTGCGGCATGCCGCTGTCCACATTCTATTGCAAGTGCAAGCTGCTGAAAAATAAGCGAGAACATCCCGAAACGTAA
- a CDS encoding flagellar hook-basal body complex protein, which yields MMRSLFSGVSGLKGHQTRMDVIGNNIANVNTTGFKSGRVTFADTLSQTQSGAAAPTENLGGTNPKQIGLGVAVASIDTLFTDGSIQSTGKNTDLCLSGNGLFVVKNGNETYYTRDGAFEFDAAGNYVLPGSGMMVQGWMANNGVLSTNGAVTSIQVEAGKSMAATATTSAVYANNLDASEETIQEIKLKDSKGNTILIDSTNTDSWSCGGTYTSKITNLDVDFSNGLTISSAKGKYAVGTKYNLFGPTTVNLANGDVISVPIASTKPYKVGNGMPTSSNAIQTYVPSTKTATLSDTATLTNNSGQDYIVTLGNKDTIKVPTSSTATSYNLGTAITDTVSSITGKNLILASGGTLTNNSMSLYTSILSNGDKLTVSNSSATTYSANATFPTSVTVTAISTTSGSGTITLSDGSTIAANNVASYTLGNPVSANLTTIDSLPTALVSNISPNVSSSINSMSGKVQSGDSSVQDSWSTTSSAVSLVPAKGLTASSLSLGDDNGSIIKVTSSDTTPYQVGDQYTSTIDAISITMSDGTISTKTSGSYTLGYSMPLTTTLNVYDTLGNAHSIVVYFTKTKTDSINGNQWTVQVNLDGSGATKINEPDGSITTVAMSDTTLQFTTDGKYSDGAGTLNLTLTNGSTGSQSVTVDLSQLTQYAGNNTVNGTCDGNAAGTLKSVSVDSSGIITGVYTNGVSQAEAQIAVAQFTNASGLTKTGSSLYQESNNSGTPNVKTATDLGVTITPSALEMSNVDIANEFSDMIITQRGFQSNSKVITVGDEMLETLINMKR from the coding sequence ATGATGCGTTCACTTTTTTCAGGCGTTTCGGGATTAAAGGGACATCAGACCAGAATGGATGTAATCGGCAATAATATTGCCAATGTCAATACAACAGGCTTTAAATCTGGAAGGGTCACATTTGCTGATACATTGAGTCAGACTCAGTCAGGTGCAGCAGCACCGACGGAAAATTTGGGGGGGACAAATCCAAAACAAATTGGTTTGGGCGTAGCGGTTGCTAGTATTGATACATTGTTCACAGATGGTTCAATTCAATCTACGGGAAAAAATACAGACTTATGTTTGTCGGGAAATGGGTTGTTTGTTGTAAAAAATGGCAATGAAACTTATTATACCCGTGATGGTGCATTTGAATTCGATGCTGCTGGTAATTATGTATTACCTGGTAGTGGAATGATGGTACAAGGATGGATGGCTAATAATGGTGTTTTGAGCACAAATGGAGCGGTTACGAGCATACAGGTTGAAGCAGGTAAATCCATGGCAGCTACGGCTACAACCTCTGCGGTATATGCAAATAATTTGGATGCATCTGAGGAGACAATTCAAGAAATAAAACTTAAGGATTCAAAAGGTAATACTATTCTAATTGATTCGACAAATACAGATAGTTGGTCTTGTGGCGGCACGTATACATCGAAAATCACTAATTTAGATGTTGATTTCTCTAATGGTCTGACTATTTCTTCGGCTAAAGGTAAATACGCTGTGGGAACAAAGTATAATTTATTTGGTCCTACTACAGTTAATTTAGCTAATGGGGATGTTATTTCTGTTCCTATAGCATCTACAAAACCTTATAAAGTCGGAAATGGTATGCCGACCAGTTCTAATGCTATTCAAACATATGTGCCAAGTACTAAAACTGCTACATTATCAGATACAGCCACATTAACGAATAATAGTGGACAGGATTATATCGTGACCTTGGGGAATAAAGATACTATTAAAGTTCCGACATCATCTACAGCAACCAGTTACAATTTAGGGACAGCCATTACTGATACTGTTAGTAGTATTACAGGGAAAAACCTTATTCTAGCTAGTGGAGGTACATTAACCAATAATAGCATGTCGCTGTATACCTCTATTTTAAGTAATGGTGATAAGCTAACCGTGTCTAATAGTTCGGCAACTACTTATAGTGCAAATGCTACGTTCCCTACTAGTGTTACGGTAACGGCTATAAGCACTACATCTGGTTCGGGGACTATAACACTTAGTGATGGTTCTACCATTGCAGCTAATAATGTTGCTTCATACACTTTAGGAAATCCTGTAAGTGCAAACTTAACAACAATTGATTCTCTACCAACAGCATTGGTTTCTAATATTTCACCTAACGTATCATCGAGTATTAATTCAATGAGTGGGAAAGTTCAGTCGGGAGACAGTTCGGTGCAAGATTCCTGGTCGACGACATCGAGCGCAGTATCTCTGGTGCCAGCGAAAGGTCTTACTGCATCTAGTCTTTCGCTTGGGGATGATAATGGAAGTATTATAAAAGTGACTAGCTCTGATACAACTCCGTATCAGGTTGGAGATCAATATACTAGTACTATTGATGCCATTAGTATCACTATGAGTGATGGAACAATTTCAACCAAGACGAGTGGTTCCTATACTTTGGGATATAGTATGCCATTGACTACAACACTAAATGTTTATGATACACTTGGAAATGCTCATTCTATTGTTGTTTATTTTACGAAAACAAAGACTGATAGTATTAATGGTAACCAATGGACTGTTCAAGTTAATTTAGATGGTTCAGGAGCTACTAAGATTAATGAACCTGATGGTAGTATCACTACAGTAGCCATGTCTGATACTACATTACAGTTTACTACCGATGGAAAATATAGTGATGGGGCAGGGACTTTAAATCTGACGCTGACCAACGGTTCTACCGGATCACAGTCTGTGACAGTAGATTTGAGTCAATTAACGCAATATGCTGGTAACAATACTGTAAACGGAACTTGTGATGGTAATGCTGCTGGTACGTTGAAAAGTGTTTCTGTAGATTCTTCTGGGATTATTACTGGTGTTTACACTAATGGCGTAAGTCAAGCAGAAGCACAGATAGCCGTTGCACAATTTACAAATGCATCTGGTCTGACTAAGACTGGCAGTAGTCTTTATCAAGAATCAAACAATTCTGGTACGCCCAATGTTAAGACGGCTACGGATTTGGGCGTAACGATAACCCCGTCTGCTCTTGAAATGTCCAACGTAGACATTGCCAACGAATTTTCTGATATGATTATCACCCAGCGTGGTTTCCAGTCTAATTCCAAAGTCATCACCGTAGGTGATGAGATGTTAGAGACACTGATTAACATGAAGCGGTAA
- the moaC gene encoding cyclic pyranopterin monophosphate synthase MoaC — protein sequence MNDSELTHFDEQGQAIMVDVSGKTETHRTAVASGLIKVSQPVFEAIRQGTAAKGDVLGVARIAGIMAAKNTSSVIPLCHPLPLSKCSIDFELLEAECAVKAIATVKVTGLTGVEMEALHAVSVALLTIYDMCKAIDKRMEISDIHLDKKSGGKSGEFVR from the coding sequence ATGAACGATAGCGAACTAACCCATTTTGACGAACAAGGGCAGGCCATTATGGTAGATGTGAGCGGCAAGACGGAAACCCACCGCACAGCAGTGGCTTCGGGGCTTATCAAAGTCAGCCAGCCGGTGTTTGAAGCCATCCGGCAGGGCACTGCCGCCAAGGGTGATGTGCTGGGCGTAGCCCGGATTGCGGGGATTATGGCGGCCAAGAACACCAGTTCCGTCATCCCCCTGTGCCATCCTCTGCCGCTTTCTAAGTGTAGCATTGATTTTGAGCTGCTCGAAGCAGAATGTGCCGTCAAGGCCATAGCCACGGTAAAAGTCACGGGGCTGACCGGCGTGGAAATGGAGGCTCTCCATGCCGTAAGCGTTGCCCTTTTAACCATCTACGATATGTGCAAGGCCATTGACAAGCGCATGGAAATCAGCGATATTCATTTGGATAAGAAAAGTGGCGGCAAAAGCGGCGAGTTTGTCCGCTAA
- a CDS encoding gamma carbonic anhydrase family protein — MRPQIHEEAFVAPQVFLSGDVRVGKYSSLWPGVVARGDVNYISVGECSNVQDLVCLHVADDAPCIIGDYVTVGHGAVLHGCEIEDHVLIGMSATVLTGAKIGRGSIIAAGALVKENDVIPPNSLVVGVPGKIVRTQDRIETIHAQAIKYKCEWAIEYGVKPDIGGELYHGEKII; from the coding sequence ATGCGTCCCCAGATTCATGAGGAAGCCTTTGTGGCTCCTCAAGTTTTTTTGTCCGGTGATGTGCGGGTCGGAAAGTATTCCAGCCTGTGGCCGGGAGTGGTAGCCCGCGGGGATGTGAATTATATCTCGGTTGGGGAGTGCTCCAATGTGCAGGATTTGGTGTGTCTCCATGTGGCAGATGATGCGCCCTGCATCATTGGCGATTATGTGACGGTGGGCCACGGGGCGGTGCTCCATGGCTGTGAAATTGAGGACCATGTGCTGATTGGCATGAGTGCCACGGTGTTGACGGGGGCCAAGATTGGTCGAGGTTCCATCATCGCCGCAGGGGCGCTGGTGAAGGAAAATGATGTGATTCCGCCCAATTCTCTCGTGGTCGGCGTGCCGGGGAAAATCGTGCGCACGCAGGACAGGATTGAGACGATTCATGCGCAGGCGATTAAGTATAAATGTGAATGGGCGATTGAGTATGGAGTGAAGCCCGATATCGGGGGAGAATTGTATCACGGGGAGAAAATAATCTGA
- a CDS encoding amino acid permease, translating to MNEEKMNRGLKNRHLQLISLGGVIGSGYFLGTGYVLEQAGPASVLAYLLGGIIVLCVMLCLAELAVEKPISGSFVTYAKEHISPTWACGVGWAYWLTWVAYVPSEMIAAGIIMNFFLPAVSQLWWAVLFSLLVTCINLFHVDKFGESESWLALIKIVALVAFSIVAGLICFGVIGDQGYIGTSVLLGSGGFAPNGYWSIVLTMVIILVNFQGTEIIGLAAGECKEPAKSIPIAVRNVTWRIIALYIIPITLLVSILPWDKASLEESVFAAAVNHYGLTGFGAFFAFVILTAAISCSNSGLYGAARAMHALAKMDMAPKAFGNLNKNGMPSHAIWISICACWAVIMLYAFNPDSVIYTYLLAVSGFTGAIAWISICWSQYRSRKAMMAAGTVDSLKYKTPFFPYVTLFGIWSQVICLVIMVFMPDLQAAFFTGVPMLIAPMVWYKLRARRRAALAR from the coding sequence ATGAACGAAGAAAAAATGAACAGAGGTCTGAAGAACAGGCACTTGCAGCTGATTTCCTTAGGGGGAGTCATCGGCAGCGGTTATTTCCTGGGGACGGGATATGTGCTGGAGCAGGCAGGCCCGGCATCGGTATTGGCGTATCTTTTGGGGGGCATCATTGTCCTGTGCGTCATGCTGTGTCTGGCGGAACTGGCGGTGGAAAAACCTATCTCTGGCTCCTTTGTTACTTATGCCAAGGAGCATATTTCTCCCACTTGGGCTTGCGGTGTAGGCTGGGCTTACTGGCTTACCTGGGTCGCTTATGTTCCCTCGGAAATGATTGCCGCGGGCATTATCATGAATTTCTTTTTGCCGGCGGTGAGTCAGCTCTGGTGGGCAGTCCTTTTCAGTCTGCTGGTAACCTGTATTAACCTCTTTCATGTGGATAAATTCGGGGAAAGTGAGTCTTGGCTGGCGCTGATTAAAATCGTGGCGCTGGTGGCGTTTAGTATTGTGGCGGGGCTCATTTGCTTCGGCGTGATTGGCGACCAGGGCTATATCGGTACGAGCGTGCTGTTGGGCAGTGGTGGTTTTGCGCCGAATGGCTATTGGTCGATTGTGCTCACGATGGTGATTATTCTCGTAAACTTCCAGGGCACGGAAATTATCGGCCTGGCGGCGGGCGAGTGCAAGGAACCGGCCAAGAGCATCCCCATTGCGGTGCGCAATGTAACGTGGCGCATTATCGCGCTCTACATCATTCCGATTACGCTGCTCGTTTCCATCCTGCCGTGGGACAAGGCTTCCTTGGAGGAAAGCGTCTTTGCGGCGGCGGTGAATCATTATGGCTTAACGGGCTTTGGTGCATTCTTTGCTTTCGTCATTTTGACGGCGGCCATCTCCTGCTCCAACTCGGGGCTTTATGGTGCGGCGCGCGCCATGCACGCTTTGGCGAAAATGGATATGGCACCCAAGGCGTTTGGCAATCTCAATAAAAACGGCATGCCCTCGCACGCCATTTGGATTTCGATTTGTGCTTGCTGGGCGGTTATCATGCTTTACGCATTCAATCCCGATTCGGTGATTTACACCTACTTGCTCGCGGTGTCGGGCTTCACGGGCGCAATTGCCTGGATTTCCATCTGCTGGAGTCAGTATCGCAGCCGCAAGGCCATGATGGCCGCTGGTACGGTGGACAGTCTCAAGTACAAGACGCCGTTCTTCCCGTATGTGACGCTCTTTGGCATTTGGTCGCAGGTTATCTGCCTTGTCATCATGGTGTTTATGCCGGATTTGCAGGCAGCCTTCTTCACCGGAGTGCCCATGCTGATTGCGCCGATGGTTTGGTATAAGCTTCGTGCTAGACGGCGGGCGGCGCTGGCTAGATAA
- a CDS encoding TIGR02530 family flagellar biosynthesis protein — MKAITKVPSIAEQGMAPIGKRQGQSEAKDTAFARNLRAAEEVKFSAHAEKRMKLRGVELTEDDKSKLRATVDRMAEKGAKDALILMKETALVVSVKNRTVITAVDEASAKENIFTNIDSAAIL; from the coding sequence ATGAAAGCAATCACTAAAGTACCAAGTATAGCCGAGCAAGGAATGGCACCAATCGGCAAAAGACAGGGACAGTCGGAAGCAAAGGACACAGCATTTGCCCGCAACCTGCGGGCGGCAGAGGAAGTTAAATTTTCGGCCCACGCGGAAAAGCGCATGAAGCTTAGAGGCGTGGAACTGACGGAAGATGACAAGTCAAAACTTCGAGCAACCGTTGACCGCATGGCGGAAAAAGGAGCCAAAGACGCCCTCATCCTCATGAAAGAGACAGCACTGGTGGTCAGCGTCAAGAACCGCACCGTCATCACCGCCGTAGACGAAGCCTCTGCCAAGGAAAACATTTTCACCAACATCGACAGTGCCGCCATATTGTAA